The following nucleotide sequence is from Arvicola amphibius chromosome 1, mArvAmp1.2, whole genome shotgun sequence.
aaaattaaagaacACATTATGCTTGTACATGCTTGTGGCAAGTGAATATTAAACTCCTACCATTTTTCAGAATGAATAGTTTGTAGGCTAGACTTGTGGTACAAAACAGTTTTGTTtcgccatggctgtcctggaaatcactttgtagaccaggctaatctcgaactcagagatatgcctgtcttCTTTTGCCtcctggttgctgggattaaaggaatgtgccaccaccacctgcaggTTTAATTCTAACAGTAGAGAGGCAGAATTTCTGTGAGGTCAAAGCTGAGATCAAgcctagcctggtttacataccGAGCTCCcggccagtcagggatacataatgaaaccctgtgtctgttgttgtttgtttttgtttgtttgtttttgctttttttaagagtttgtgctaagttcagaaaagaaagggaatcaGGTGGGGAGATCAGGAACAGGCAAAGAAGGACAGGCAACCCTGGAGTGGACACTTTCCAGTGTAGCCTGTGGGAAGACCAGTTGGATGCTTCTGCACCCACATGAAAACTGGCCATCTCACGGAGCAGCAAGTGGTTATTAGCGTAGATGTTGTTAAACGGTAAATGTTTTGTGGGCACTTATCTCGTTGAAGGGAACAAAGTAGTAAATGCTAGTCTCcaagaaataattataatttatctgTTTTATACGCTCATACTTTAGAATGCCACCCtatgatttcttttgttgttttgaggatCCTGGGGGCTAGCTCAGGGAGGGGCCGATGTGTTTATTCAGTAGGAAGAGGAACAGGCCTACCTTTGTTTTCCAGGAAGATGGGGAAGTGGAGAGATGATGAACAAGAGGGTTGGGAAAAAGGGGCGTGGAGAAGAGTTGGTAGGTAGGGAGGagatgaaagagaagagagaggatagagggagaaagagaggagagaagaataaaaagaaagagtggaGAGAGCATGAATTGGGGCCAGGTGCCAGGCTGTCACTTGTCCTGTGTGTCCTTGCAGAGTCCCCGTGGTCTCCATGCCCGATTACATGGTGTATGAAGAATTCAACCCTGGTCAGGCCAACGGCAGCTATGAGTCCAGACGAGGCCCCTTTGACTTTGACATGAAAACCGTTTGGCAAAGAGAGGCCGAGGAACTTGAAGATGTGAAGAGAAAGGTAACCATGCTGGCCAGAGGGCGTCTCCTGCGTCTGCTTTGCTTCTGCAACTCCGAGAATAATTAAGGGAGTTGCTCCTTAGCTGCTGCCGCCTACTCAGGCCGCCTGCAGTCTTGGTCCAGCCCTCCCTCTGTGCTCTGAGCTCTGTCTTTGGAACTACTAAGAGGCAAAcagccacattttctttcatgtttttttcccGTGTATGTTTTCCTTATAGGTAAGATTGCTTTTTGTCCTCTGGCGTCTAACCAGTTAATGGTTATCATGCAGAAAACCTGGCTTACCACTTCCTATCTGACATATAGAGCAAggatgtgtttatatgtgttcaACGTCCTGCTCCTGGATTTATTTAAGTCCAAATTACCCACAGTGCTCCTCGCTgataaaggaagggaggaggaagcatTTTCTTCTGCAGAGATGCCCAGTGGTGTTTTGGCTGTGAGGTCATAACTGGACTACAAGGTGAagcctttgcagaggacccgacCTGTCTGAGCGTCTAGGAATCCCAGAAGCAAGTCATGATCAGCAGATGGGTTGTGAGTTCTACACCTGTACTCTTCCTAGAGCCCACGAGAGCATAGCCAGGGCCATGCCAAGCGCTCTACACTTCCactaaccctgtctcaaaaaaccaaaaaaaaaaaaaaaaggaaatgaatttttGTACTCAAGACATCAAACATCAAAATTCCTGAGTGAAGTGTAGCATTTATACTTAAAATAGCAGTGGTGTtttgagactgagactgagagtaGGCACCATTGTCATTTGAACAGCAAGGGGACCAGTGTGTCTTGGACACATTAGGCCTAGCTTCTCAGTGTTTTCGGGGGAAAGGGGATCCCCTCATGTGGGGACTTGGTAGTTGAATATCAAGATAGCACCAGTTGGCTGCCCTGTTTGGTGTTTGTTCTTCAAGCTGCCCTGGCGCCCAGTTGTGATTCAGGCTTTGGGTCACTGCTGTAAGTCCTGCTAAAGGACTCTACTAAGGACCAGGCCTGTTTCCTGATGATGTATATGTAAGTGGCTGACTATATAGAATCTTGAGCAATACATGGACGGCTTGGCTGTTAACCAGGGTTCCAGCGCATAGCCTGAGAAAATTTACAAAGCAAACAATGCTGTAGCATTGTAAAACCTGACTTCATATAGTAATCACTCACACAGGGTTCTGCTGACTGCAGAAATACCTGAAGCCAGACTGTCCTCCACCTTCTCAATGCTAAGGAAGGAGGAAGTTAGGATTGCAGACACCAGCACTGACTGTACACTAACCGAAGGTGTTATGCAACTCAGGAAGAGTCATATGGGGGGGGGTGGTCCTGAAGGCCCCGGGGAAGTGCTGCTCATCACCACTGGGCACAAAGCTCCCCTAAATGTCTATTCTGCAGAACTGGGGGACTTTTCCTCCGCTCAAATCTTACAAAACATCTGGGCACCGACAAGGTACGGGCCTTACTGTGAGAATCATTTCAATATTTGACTATTGTCCTAGACTTTGGCGTGCCACCCTACCCTATCTGTCACATTGCCACAGGTTCTCCTGCCTCTCAGAGACCTGCCTTCTCTGTCCTAGCAAAGAATGGAACACCCATCGAATCCTCGGCTCTTGCCCTCCCCATCACTCAGCCTGCTGTAGACTCTGACCTGTCTGTCCTTAGGACAGAGGTATCACTATTCTAAATGGTGATTGGGGGATACTCATTCTACATTTCATCTGAAGCCATTTACACAGAGCCCAGTTCGCCTGTCACTCAATACTGACCTTTTGACAAATGCATACCTCGTGAAAGCACCATAGACACTGAGCTGCAGAGCAGTTCTGTCGCCTCTCAGATGTCTCAGCCCCTTTGTCGCCAAACCCTCCTAATTTCCATCTCTAGCAGTCTCTGATCTCTTTCAAGTCCTGTGACTGTTAAATTTTTGCCATCCTGACACAAGCTAAGGTTATCTGAAAGAAACTTCaagtaagaaaatgtctccatcagattggcctgtaggcaaaagtctgtggaacattttcttgatgactGGATGACATGGGAGGGCCCAGACTATGGTGGGAGGTGCCAGGCCTGGgagggtggtcctgggttgtataagattgcaggctgagcaagccatagagaTCAGCAGAAGACAATTTTCTCCAccgtctctgctttagttccttgagttcttgtcctggtGTCCCTCCAAAATAGAGTGTGACCTGagaatcataaaataaagttgcttttggtcatggtgtttgtcagcAACAAACCCTAACTAGAATAAGTCTTAGCGCATTTTCCCTTCTGTAAATGGCGATTTCTCTGTCCTGTCCCATCCCGCAGCAGTTTCTAAATactcactcagaggcttaatattaattacaaactgttcgACCTATATATagttcagacttattactaactaactcttacacttaaattaacccatttctattcatctatgtattgccacatggctgtggcattaCTGGTCTGTTGGCATCTTGCTTTTTGGGCGGCTGGCTCACATCTCTCTagattccacccttctttctccctgtgttcagtttgactttcctgcctagttatagtttgccttgccataggccaaagctgcTTTATCATCAACCAATGAGCACAACATATATTCACAACGTACAGcagggttatcccacagcaccttCTAGACTCTCAAAACAGTGTCATCAAGCTAGTGCTTACAGTCCCTTTAGCCTACGTCTGCCATTTGGTACCATGTGTCAGAACCCTTGACCTTTTTATTGTTGAATAATCTTCTTAGACCAGGTACCGCTTGTTTATTCATTCCTTTGTTGGTGGGTATTCATTTTGTTTCCAGTTCTTGGTGACTCTCACAAAGCTCACCATACTTACATTTCCATTTTATATGGGCTGGTAGATCCCTCCGTCCAGCCAGACCCCTCAGAATATCAGTTATCCCCAACACTTACTGATTGTCCTCCTCCTGAGCAGGGGACCTCTTTACTATAACACAGCGACTGTTTTTGAAGCACATTTTGTCCCCTCTAGAAGTCATCCTGATGAAGTAGtggttatttcattttattttattgtaacagCCTGTGGCCATACTGAAAGTCCAGGACTGGTATCTTTGCTGCTCTTGGAATCCATTCTTCTACCCTAACTTAGAGCTTTGATTTTCTTCACACAGGTGAAACTGCCAGCCATTAACTCCAAAAATCCCAGCAAAGTGGGGACCCCAGTTAGCCACAAAGACCTTGAAGGAAGCAGGCTGTCACTGCCTCCTATGTAAGTGTCCCCCTTGTAAGAATGAGTGCTGTTTGGATGATGGTTTTCTGTCCTCCACCCGGGTGGCAACTGTGAGTTGATGGCACCCACTGCCCTGCCCAGCTCTATCCAGAGACAGGTTTGCAACGGTAGCGCCTGCCCGCCGAACCCACAGAGCCCTGCCCAGCTCTATCCAGAGACAGGTTTGCAACGGTAGCGCCTGCCCGCCGTACCCACAGAGCCCTGCCCAGCCTGGCCGGAGAACCTGGTTGCActtttgctccttcttcagctcgGGTTTTTCCTTTATGGCCCCATGCCCGGTCTCCTGCAGCCTGTTCGCGGCATAGGTCGTGGTCTGTGGCCACTAGCCTGCTCAAGCACTCCGTCCTGAAACTTCCTGTCGTCAAAGCCTGAGCACGGGGAGGGGAGCGGGGTGGGGGGTCTCAAACTTGAATACAGGTGCTCTGTCTGATGCTGCATTCATCCAGGGACTCCCTTGGGATACTGACACCTGTTGGTCTTCCAGCTGAAGAGAGAAATCCTGGGGGGGTCCCTGTGTCACCTTATTTGCCAGAAGTCTAGTTAGGAGAAAACAGACGCCATGAATTGCTGAATGAGTCTTCCAAACAATCCCATTCATGACACTGGGACAGATGGGGAGGGACTCACCAGGAAAATCCTCAATGAGGTGATTCATAAGTCCAAAACTTGTGGCTTGGGAGGTGACAAGAGTGTGCTTGTCACCCGCCTGACTGGAAGGCTCACACTACCGCCCTATTGCTCTTCAGCGTTAATTATGATAGGACCTGTGAGCTGAAGCAGGCAACAGATGACAGAAGGCAGAGCTATGCAGTGAGTGGACAGCAGGAAGGGTTATTAAGACAGGAACAGCTATCCTAACTAGTCCCGTGTTAGCACAGGGGCAGGGCTCTAGGACCTCTTGTGTAATACTGGTGTTCTGACTAAATTTTAATTGGATAATAAGATTAAAAAGGGTTGGGAAACTCGGCTAAGAATGCTATCACTCATGTACAGGGATGTACtgggaccatttttttttgtttgaaatggGGAAAGAGACTGGTAgatgggagacacagagagagagagacagaaacagagagggggaaaggggagagagggggcagaGCTCAGTACCAGCATTCCTTCACAAGTTAAGTTTTCGGAACACTGCTTCTATATTTGCCTTTTAAATCAATCTCGGCACTCAAGTTTAACATTTCCACGTGTCTCTTTAAGGCCCGGTCACAAGAGCAGCTCGCCAACCAACTTTTCCAAACTCATCAGCAATGGCTACAAGGACGAGTGGTTACAGCAGCAGAGAGCCGAGTCTGAAAAGAGGACCCCAAAGACGTCCCGAGCATCCTTGTCCACTCGGGCCACAAAGGACTCTGAAAGTACTGAGGACACAGAGACGCCCCAAGATCCAGAGGCCCCTGAAGAATCCGAGAAAGCTCCAGGTAAGGGTCATGCGTGGAAATGCGTACCATTGAGGGCGGTAGGTGATTGTCTTATCTCCTCATGTATCTCCTAGGGAGATATGCCGATTAAAGCTCAAACTCCAAGAAGGCTTAGGGCATGGGGCAGGCATGTGGGTTGTGTGTACTtagacttctttcttttcattcatgtGGGAGAACAAGAAGCTATGACTTATGGGGCCTCATGTTTTTACTATAGTTATCAAAAATCTTGATACTCCATTTGGTACAGCAAAGTGTAAATCACAGTATCAGTTTGAGTCTTCCAAATGGGAAGAGTTCTCACAAGACACTGCCATTGTCCCTCATGAGCTTTTCCTTTGATACCCTTTACGGGATGCCTTCTTGTCCTTGGGAAGCCCCAGTTCAGGCATTCCATTTCTCTGATACCAGCGTTTCTTAAACTGAATAATTTAGGATGTCCAAAATACAACGCtagtatttgtattttctttagcaTCTCCAGAATTAGTCCAATTTGCTTGTTTGCATCTCCGGAGACTTACCGAGGAGTGTGTTCAGTTTCTGTCACTGATGATTATCGACAACtttgttctgaaaaaaattatctttattcaGAGGATTTGCTGCTTTGAGTAGTGAGAGAGAAGGCTGTTGGGGGGGGGTgctcaaaaacatttaaaatgctgtgGTATTGGTCTGTGAGCAGAGCTCTGTATGGCTTTCCATGTTAAGTGTGACCTGCTAATCAGTCTCCATCCTTACAGAGATGGCCAACTGGTGGAAAGGGGCCCTCTTGAATGTTACAGAGCCAATAGTTTTATGCCTCATTGCTCCTTGAAGCAGAATAGCCTTCTTTCTCGTTCTTTGAGTACggattatctttttaaatttatgtttattacttttaattgtgcgtgtgtgcgtgtgtgtgtgtgtgtgtgtgtgtgatatttgttttcttctattcatCCTCTCACGGGTCTTTAGGCTGAGATCCTCTCTTGGTTGAACAGAGGACTAAGGATTGCCTCTTGACCTCCTGGTTGCAGTTCTTTGGGAGACGTACCCAAGAGTGAGAAGATCTTCGTGACGTTTTCTCTATGCTGTGCTCATGCACACGTTCTTGCTAACAGTGCTCTGTGGTTCTGTTTCCTTACATCCTTGCCAGTAGTATTTTTAATCttcagatttatttctttaacgtgtatgagtgttttatctgcatgtatgttcgtgtagcacatgcatgcctggggcCTGCACTCGAATCCCTACTGCCTATCTTTGTTGTTGCGTTTCATGTTATTTTGAGacgggatctcactatgtaaatcaATGTGGCTTAGAACTCCCCATGTTTCCAAAGTCGGCCTCagacttgtggcaatcctcctgcttcagacgTCAAGGGCTAGGGTGACAGGCATGAGTTACCAGGCCCAGCTCCTTTGCCCATTTCTAAAACCCAGTTTCCTTTCTTGCTAAGTTACTTGAGCTCTCTATGTATTTTAGATACTAATCCCTTACCAGAAATGCAGTTTCAAAGTGCTTTCTCTTATTCTGTGCATTGCgtttttattttgctgatttctcCTTTTGCTTGTTAGTTTGATACAATCTCATTTATCTATTTTGCTTGTGGTGTTTGTGTTTTGGTAATATAAACatctatatataaacatataatatttatatataacacataGCTCAGTATTTTGTATGTAACATAGTATTTATAtaccatatatttatatataacacacatataaacatctatacatgtttatatatattatagatatgtatatatgtattatacataaaCATCTCTGGGGTCAGGAGAGATGATCTAGAGCAGTGactttcaaccttcctaacgctgcgaccctttactacagttccttctgttgtggtgacccccaaccatatgattatcttcattgctacttcataactataatttcgattctgttatgaatcgtaatgtaaatatccactCCTGTGGAAGTGACGATCCACAGGTTAAGAAATGCTTACTTAGAGGTCAAGTGCTTATGGTTACGGCCAAGAAGCCAAGTTCAGccgcagcacccacatggtgcagCTAACAGGTGGCTACCGACATCTCCAGTCCTAAAGGACTCAACTGGCTTCCCTAGGCACCTGCTCTCACGTAGCAAACATATGCTCATGaagccacacatgcacatgcacataaggAAAAgcaataatgataaataaaacacatcttttaaaaaggaaaggaactgaTACCAGCACCAACATTGGAAGATTTCCCCTTTAATTTCTCTAGGAGCTTTGTAGTGGCAGGTCTTTGGCTTAGGCCTTTAGTCTCTacttgggtatgttgtgtgagccgaaatttgatttttatattttgattatgtgtaCTCATTTTCCAATAACATTTTGTGAAAAATCTGTTATTTCCTACtatgtagtctctctctctctacctttgtTGAAAAGCAAGTTTTAGTCTGTAGATTGATTTAGTGGCTCTAGCCTATCCCATTGTTCTGTGAGTCTGATTTTATGTCTTGTCATGTGCAGATTATGTCATAAACATGTCAGAATCAATTGACTAATAACACATCCACACTTAACAACCACACACACGAGTAACAATGGGTTTGTTGGCAGCCATTTGCCAAGAAGTCCTGTCTCCCTTGATGCTTGAGGCAAACACAAGTTCTTTCATTCCAGGCCTCACTAACTCTCCAAGCACACGTCACACATCCCCAAATAAGTctccatatatgcatatatgcaggcCAAGGTGCAGCAACAGAGGGGATAAGAAGCCACAGCAGAGTTCAAGGAGCCCTTAGGAGGCAACTGGAGACAAGCCAAGAGCTGGCAGGGCTGCAGAGGGATCAGGTAGTGAGCCATGCTGCTGAGTCAAGCCTCAGGGGGCTAGGCAAGCTGCAGAAGTGAAATGTGGAACCGTGAGGCTACAGAGCGAAAGGTCAGGACAGGTGCAGATGGACGAGTGGTGGATGAAGGGACAGCCGGTCTAGAAGAGCGACTCATGCACAAACAGCAATCCAGGTAGGCTATGCGGCCCGTGGGGAAGAGGCTGTGCTGAGGCCCTAGGGACAGTTCGCAGCTTGTTGGTTTTTGATGTGTCCTCTGAGTGGCCAGATGACAAGTTGGAGGTAGCAGTAGCCATTGTGGTGTTATTTGTCCCTTATTTCGAAGGTCTAAGTGCCTTTTCCTCAGTCGGGTGTGTTCAGCAAATTCTTTGGCCTGCTTTTATTGATCGGATTTTAATCTGCCCTTGTGTTTATGGGGTCACAGATTACATTAATGAGTGTACAGGGTAATTGCCCTTTTACTATTAGCAATAAGCTATTCACTATTCTCTGCTTCTGTGGGTGGTGCCGGACAGATGCTGGTGTTTCGTGTAGGCCGGCGCACAGGGTCATCCTGCGTCTGTGTACTCCCTCGAAAGGTACTCAGTTGCTGCCTTTCAAATCGAGCCCTTCAAGACAAGGCAGATTTCTGAGAAACCGCGATTTTGTCTACAATGTGGAGCAGCTCAGAGCAGACCCAGCTTGACCGCAGCATGCCGGTTCCCAGACCTTTCTATCCCGGAGTCATCTCACAGATGAATGGATTCAGCCTCCTTATTCATTTTGATCTGGGCACACTTTGTACTCATGGTTCAGTAGGATCTCTGTTTACAGGAGTGTGTATAGGAGCGTCTAGCCTGCCCACCTTGTTACTGCCCTCGGTATTCCATGGGTAGCACTACAATGTGCCTTTTCTTTCCGATTTGCCTTTTCTGCTTTAGTTACagattttccatctccttccctttaaaaatacttaaaaacaaaatctccatTTTGTTAATCTTTCCCCTTGTGTCATTCATTGGTCTTTATTTTTGTctgatattattttcttcttccacctatAGTTTTAGATCATTATTTTTAAGGACCCCCAACTTAATATGTGCATGCAGTACATACACAGGCTCACCCACATAAACTGTAGTTTAGTATTCTGCATTTTAtccttaagtaaataaaaatgacctCACCATCAGTATACACATAAGATCTAACCGAGGGATAGCACTTGACACTGGTGTAAACTTATTAACTTTCTGGAAAAAGGTCATTGCAAGTCTTATCCAATCCAGGTGTTCTAATGGAATCCACATTTTTACGGGCAACAGGTCCTACTTaatcacacacaaagaaatgtttTGTCATCAAACTCATAAACAGAGCACACTGTTGTTGTAGGGATGGGCCTGCTTGTCCgtcccagccgcccggctagcttagcccccaaataaccacacagaaactgtattcatcaaaacactgcttggcccattatctctagtttcctattggctaactcttgtatcttaatttaatccatttctattagtttgtaTATCGCctcatggcagtggcttacaggaaaagattctaaccagcatctgtctcaggtggaggatccatggtttctccctgattctgctttcttcctctccgaattcagttctgtcttctccacctacctaagttttgctataacaggccaagccagtttctttattcattaaccaatgaaagcaacatatagacaaaaggacctcctatacAACACTGTTCTTGAGGATGGGGGGGTGAAGGGGCTGAGGACCTGCTGCATGGGAAGTAGGTGTCACCACTGAAAACCCCGGCTCCTTCCCTCACCAATATGGTACTGCTAACACCACATTTCTTTCCACCATTGATCATGGTTGCTCCTCTGTCCATCACAGTTTACACTTTATAAACAATGATTAAAGCAGATGGTGCCTTCTCCCTCCCTACCTGAAAACCCTCCCCTCAGAGTTATAACTTTCTGGAAATGAATTTACTCAAAGCTTCTGGTaattaatatttctttccttcaacCAGACCAGGTTGTTGCTACTTTAACATGATCTTTTCCAGACATTCTTGATGTGTTGACATAAAACCTGTGGCTGTTAGGTCACAGGTTCAGTTACAGACTCTGACAAGGGGCCCAGTTAGAGAGGGGGTGTGAAACTTGGGGGCAGAAAGACAGATACCACACAGAGAACTCTCTCTAGCCACACTGCTGAGTTCTGTTCTGTGCTTCGGAAGCAGTTCTGCATCACAGGCAGGCAGGACTTGGATACGAAAGTATGGTGCTTGCTTTAGTGCCAAAGTGGAGCCTTGTTTCCCAACCATGATTTGTGCTGCAAGGTAGGAGTGCAAATTCATTTTTTATAGACTTTTGCGTTAATGCTTAGGAATAGGAG
It contains:
- the C1H7orf57 gene encoding uncharacterized protein C7orf57 homolog; protein product: MRNTSKEVQSTSHRYAPCDWYYHLPVKRSEKAVGAPPASQIPGLSDLGDTPNGNMPRARRYWIKETDSEYVKLAKQGGRPDLLKHLAPGTRKGSPVAYSLPEWYIHHSKPPTAHQRQVPVVSMPDYMVYEEFNPGQANGSYESRRGPFDFDMKTVWQREAEELEDVKRKVKLPAINSKNPSKVGTPVSHKDLEGSRLSLPPMPGHKSSSPTNFSKLISNGYKDEWLQQQRAESEKRTPKTSRASLSTRATKDSESTEDTETPQDPEAPEESEKAPDAEGSPSEPAPAEVE